The following coding sequences lie in one Musa acuminata AAA Group cultivar baxijiao chromosome BXJ3-1, Cavendish_Baxijiao_AAA, whole genome shotgun sequence genomic window:
- the LOC135586022 gene encoding uncharacterized protein LOC135586022, with translation MDKNSSREKELVFDLEGGENSVIRELEGSKDTWCSAGQDNGMLSRVWSSFINIDGPIKGERVVRLGDSASSSVELPLIDGEALGDRSVGLEAKMGLLEKKVGLETTKKKGCKKPPKPPRPPNSPPLDATNQKLMKEISEIAMMKRARIERMKKKVKDANSARINGNLWALIITILFILVIMWQGVLPSGSSSGRSNGHPVSSVETRSGLISIHFYKNASGNTPKASTSMSPNDVEPASGYDEHNKATRN, from the exons ATGGATAAGAATAGTTCAAGAGAAAAAGAACTTGTTTTTGATTTAGAGGGCGGTGAGAATTCCGTGATAAGAGAACTGGAAGGATCAAAAGATACATGGTGTAGTGCCGGACAGGACAATGGAATGTTGAGTAGGGTATGGAGTAGCTTCATCAATATTGATGggccgataaaaggagaaagagtagtAAGGTTGGGGGATAGTGCATCTAGCTCTGTGGAGCTTCCTCTCATAGATGGGGAAGCCTTGGGGGATAGGAGTGTTGGACTAGAGGCAAAAATGGGCCTCTTGGAGAAGAAGGTTGGACTTgagacaacaaaaaagaaggggtGCAAGAAGCCACCAAAACCACCTCGGCCACCCAACTCTCCGCCTTTGGATGCGACCAACCAGAAGTTGATGAAGGAGATCTCAGAAATTGCAATGATGAAGCGAGCTAGGATCGAGCGGATGAAGAAAAAGGTGAAGGATGCCAATTCTGCGCGTATTAACGGCAACTTGTGGGCCTTGATTATCACCATTCTTTTCATCCTTGTTATAATGTGGCAAG GAGTTCTTCCTAGCGGCAGCTCCAGTGGCAGATCCAATGGTCACCCCGTATCCTCCGTAGAAACAAGGAGCGGGTTGATTTCTATTCACTTCTACAAGAATGCATCAGGAAATACTCCTAAGGCATCCACCTCCATGTCTCCCAA CGATGTCGAACCAGCGTCCGGGTATGATGAGCACAACAAAGCAACGAGGAATTGA